The genomic region CAGACATGAGAAAGGATATCAGCATTCCTGAGATATTTTAAGGATGAATTCGGCGGCCAGCTGGTCCAGTGGGCTCTAATCCTCACCTAATCTCCCCCTCACAGACTCACAGGGGCAAAGAAAATGTAGGCAGCGTCAGGCCTAATCTGTGGTGCTCAAATAGTTTTCATTTGAACAGTGTGTGAGGGCAGTGAGGCGTTTTTCAAGAGCAGAGAAAACTGCTGTGGAAAATTACTCCTGTAATGAGCAATGAGACAGTCTGAGGAGGTGGCAGGGTAgcttgttttattgtattttttactgtttgatACTGTGTTTTAGTGATGTAGTGTTTCATGTGACTGCTCATGAGAGACAGGTTATGAATCAGGGTTATTTTTATTACTACTAAGTTactgtgttatttattaatggGTACATTATTCATATTCAAGTAGTAATAGATTCAGCATTATTGAGTTACTGGTAAATTTGtatttcattgtcatttataGTACTTTGTGTATTGTTTAATTGGTATTTTCATTTGCTGTATTAAGTGGAGTGACTTTAATTGTCTCCTACCTGCCCTTGTTTTGTGGGGACAGGTATTGGTGAGACACAAGAGACAGTGAGTGCTTCCTGCTTAACAGAGAAGAAGTTGCTGTACgaagaggaagaaacaaatGTTGTAGCCTGCTTATTACCCACAGCCCAGAAGAACTATAGAGAACACCTACAATCAAGAAAAAGAGGGTTACAGTAATATAGAGAGCTGAAAATTTGGAATAAGTTGAGCAGAGGACTTTCATTTCGACTAAATTAAAGACATGTGCAACATCAGCTGGTGCAGAAAAGGCATGCCGTGCATGGAAATTCACCAGAAATCAGGATAGCCTATAaaatgtttgatgctcaaaattttctgtcaGAGGAACCCCAAACCCGCCATTTCATATGCACCCCCAGTGTTCAAACGCCCTTGCAAATAAGGCATGACAACCCACGAGCAATTTTTACCATCTTGTATGTGAAGATGCCATGAACAAGTTGTAGGCCTTTGTCGTGTTGTATGTATTTGTATGGACAAGTGTCCATATAAAAACCTTACATTATTAGTGATGTGTTTGTCACACGGTTGTCCTTTCAGTTGCCTCAGGCAGTATGGTCATTTTATTAGAGAACGCCCATACCAGTCAGTTGTCTCATATACTATGACAGCAGGCAGGTGGTTTACACAGGGTGTGGACACATCACATGCACAATGACATGTGCCTGACAATATAATTCATAATAGCCTTGCAATAATCATCTTTGTGAAGCTTATATGCATCCTTTTTTGTTCAgaaacaaactttatttgtatagcacttttcatacattaaaaatgcagcacaaagtgcttcatcAATGATGATTTTCAGTGTTGTTTGTTGAATTTGATTGCAGCTATACTGTGAAAATGCCTTCCTAGGGTGGGACACTACAAAGTTAATTCACTGCACATCCCAGCCCAAAGTAATTATGTTTAACTGTTGGTAACCAACACAGTAGCAAAATACCTGCAATGTATGGACTGATGTGAGAGTTGATAGATCAGTGATAAAGCTTCCAAACTGATTTAGCACTTTGGagtgaggattttttttatctggttaaaataattacaatTAATAATGTGGGCAGGTGCAACTATTTCTTGTAAACCCGTCCCACTAGGGGGCAGTTGAGGTACTTCGCCTTTCTTTTGATTCATGCGACTCTTCTTTCGCGCACATACCGCTTTGCCGTAGGCGCGGTGGAACCTGGGTAGTGAGTTTTTTTCTCCCTAGGACAGCAAGCTATAATGACCCGCCCTagtctgccttactctgcctctgaatGGCTTACCGTGACATTCTTATCAGAGGCAACGAGaactagccaatcagaaggaGAGTGGGGCGGGTCATGTTTTCACCGTCGTAGTAGGACGGAGAAAGCGGCGGGAGAGTGGCATATTTATCCTCAAATTTAATATCCGCTAGTTATATTGAACATTAATTAAGTGACAAGTGTGCGTTTAGACACTCAGATAAGGATTGCGTTTGGTAAAACTGAAGGTGTTTGGCAGATAACACTACTGACTCTGTTAACGGCTTGTGTCGTTGCACGTTAGTGCTGCTTTTAAAGCATTCCCCGGGAATCTGGTTTGAACGTTTGTTTTTAGTCAACGTTAGCTCGTTTTTAGCGCTTCGGCAACAATGGCGAAGGTACAGGTGCTGAATGTGGCTGTCCTAGATAACCCGAGTCCCTTTGGAAACCCTTTTCAGTTTGAAATAACGTTTGAGTGTATGGAGGACCTTCCCGAAGGCAAGTACCGTCAAAGAAAAGCTGTCATTATTGTGTGTCTGAGGCCAAAGCTTGAGCCTGTTGGTAGTTCTGTCCGTGTACTAGAGATTGCTAACTGAAACGGCTAACGCTAGGTTAGCCACATTTGCTAACTTGTGCCCACAgagcttggtgtgtgtgtaacGTCATTGTCCGTGGTGGACGCATCACTAGGTCAGATCAGTGTAACTAATAGATAAATATGTTAATACATACATGTCAAATGTATGTAACAGTTGATAACGCAGCTAAAAGTGCATACATCTCTTATTGTGaaagtgtttttcaaaggtTGCACTGCAACTTCAACCATCACTCATTTTACGTTATAAACATTAGTGAGTTGAATATGGGCACAGTAGAGTTCAGTGTGTCAACTTTAATCTAGGTTTACAGCACATAGTGCAAAAAATGGATTTAGTGTTGCAAAGTACTATAATTATATTGTTATAGCCATGCAATCAACCGTGCTGTGTCCTCTATTGTTCCTAGTAGCATGTGAAATGGTATTCACACACTACATGTATTGGCTATTGTTTGTACACAACACTGTTGCACAGGCAATAGATTAACTTGAACATTTTTAACCAGTAAATGTGACTATATTTGGACACATGTTGTAGGTCAAGCTCTTGCTATGAGTGACAAATGTGATCAATCAGTTATCATTTTTTCTGTTCATCACCTAATTGGTTAATGGACTTCATGTCTCAGCACTACATTCACTCCACACCACCATAACTTTGCATTTgaaagtgaaacacaactttattttctttgttttgtttgtcatcTTTCATAGACCTGGAATGGAAGATCATCTATGTTGGCTCAGCGGAGAGTGAAGAGTACGACCAAATCCTCGACTCTGTCCTAGTCGGCCCGGTACCTGCTGGAAGAcatatgtttgtgtttcaggtgtgtttggttggggcaaacaaacttaaaCATCACCTTGTGTTGCTTAAGCCATATAGCATACCCAGGGATGGTAATTTCATAACGACTTGTTATATTGTGTTAcatctttctctttcctttaaAATTTTTGAGAATTTTTCTCTACTGCATAACTTTCTAATTGTTTACACAGTGGGTAGTTGTTTTTACTGCCACAAAGCTGGATGAGATGCTGTACAATCAGGCTGATGTATCGGTCTATAGTAGCTCACTGTGGATACATTGGCATACATTCTATAGTTTATCCACCATGGCATAGTGACAGGTTTATTTGTCATGTGTATAATGGCCTACCCAGTACATGTTGGCCTCATAAAAGCCTATTTCAGTTTAGCAAAAACACTTACAATTTTATCTGCTCATAGCATACTAACACAGGCCGGCTCCAGCAGCCTCTTGTTGTACTTTGTCAGCAGGATCATGTCAAGTCTGTCTTAAGTCTCAATTCTTAGAAACCTTTGTGGTGCAGGATCAGTCAGAAAGCCCATTTGGGCATTTAAATTATCCATGTTATAATCCACTTAGACAAGTGGTCAGAATAGATTGTGACTGATTATTTACAAGCCCGTCTTTCACACTGACAGATTTTGATTATCGTATCACAACCCTGGTGCCATAATCCCCATCTCGCAAGTAGACAGTTTAAATTCTGAAATAAATGTATGGGAAAAGTTATTTTatagttttgcattttttattgttgtgtttctttttatcaGGCTGATGCTCCAAACACTGGATTGATTCCTGAAAGTGATGCTGTTGGTGTGACTGTGGTGCTGATCACCTGCACATACCGTGGCCAGGAGTTCATTCGCATTGGTTACTATGTGAACAACGAATACACAGAGCCGGAGCTTCGTGAAAATCCACCAATTAAGCCAGACTACACACAGGTTGGTTGATCTCTGGATAATCTGTTGCCACTGTGACTGCCTCATGCTTATTTCACTGgtttaaaataatcatttggATAATAATATTTCATGAGATTGAATGTACCGTGTTGTGTCaggttaaaaaacagttttgaaggAATTTTACAATGAAAAGTCAACCCCAAAGTGTACTATACAAATATTAGGCGAAAGACCCGATACACAACACAACCCTAGAAGCCCAAGAgcatttttttctattaatcATACAAAATTAGCAAGATTGAGGGTAATCAAGCAGCATGGTACACTAATACCTTGCAGAATTGAAGCTTTTCTTTCTGTTGAGCCTGCACTTTGGAACAGATTGTTTGGTCCTCCAAAAATGACCAGTAATCCTATCAAATTCCCTCAGTTATATAACTAGTTAAGCAGAAATGTTACCTCTCTATAAGCAATGTTCTTAATTCAGATAGTGACTTCTTTCGTAAGCCACTGTGACAAAGGATTTTCTTTATAACTTTTAACTCACATGTACAAAAGAAAATACTGAGTGATTACAGGTGCAACGCTGTACTTTAATGTAGGCTATTATATAGCTGATATGTTACTGttggtggcacggtggtgtggtggttagcactgttgcctcacagcaagagggttcctagttcgatcctgggtgggggagcccttctgtgcggaatTTGCATGTTATCCCCGTGTCAGTGCgagtactccagcttcctcccacagtccaaagacatgcaggttaattggtgactctaaattgtccgtaggtgtgtgtgtgaatggttgtctgtctctatgtgtcagccctgcgatagtctggcgacctgtccagggtgtaccccgcctctcgcccaatgtcagctgggataggctccagcccccccgcaaccctcaagaggataagcggttagaaaatggatggatggatggatggatggatggatggatggatgttattGTTGGATGAATACCTTTTGGCACCTTTGTACCATTCTTATCTGTAGGGTTCAGATGTTCCTGCTAGGGTTGGGCGATAATACAGTAATAAGGTATCCCGCAGTATCTAAAAATAGCAACGGTATCAGTTTCATTaccgtcattaaaaaaaatctgccgcCCATATAGGCCTACAGGAGCcagataaaatattaaatataatttatttaatgcctAAATAATGAGGGCTTGTCCAGCACCCATGTATGTGTGGTtgagttttcaatttaatactaTTACGATTTAAAACTAATAGTAGGTTATAATGTTTCTCTTATAACTGCCCTTAACTGCTGTCGGgacatttgataaagtttttggaTGTGACGTCGTCATGTGACAGCTCGGATGTGAGAAAGAGAAGTAAAGATGGCAAGCCACACGTCAAGCAAGTTGGTTGCAAaaaacaacttcacaacttctgcaagcagcagtagcagcagcagcagcagcagcagcagcaggtccagtggccatcagagtggaggagggagaagcgCAACATGAACCACCGAAAAACAGATGACTATGTGCCGTCTCCTTCAAAGAAGAGCTGATGCAGTGGCAGGTCCGGTCGACACCATACAGGAGCGAGCAGAAGCAAGACGTAATTGCCTGTTGTCGCAAGCCTGTTATTCAGGGAGACGGAGACCTCCTTCTCAGGTGGAAATGTGATTGAGCCAGGTGTTTACCTCTGATGTTGAGGGCTGCCCGAAAGTACCTGTGCGTTTGTGCCACAAGCTCTCC from Epinephelus lanceolatus isolate andai-2023 chromosome 18, ASM4190304v1, whole genome shotgun sequence harbors:
- the asf1ba gene encoding histone chaperone asf1b-A, translating into MAKVQVLNVAVLDNPSPFGNPFQFEITFECMEDLPEDLEWKIIYVGSAESEEYDQILDSVLVGPVPAGRHMFVFQADAPNTGLIPESDAVGVTVVLITCTYRGQEFIRIGYYVNNEYTEPELRENPPIKPDYTQLQRNILASNPRVTRFHINWEGCAERMEDSENVDPTSNSMLPPSCLPGKAPPLGILPDNSMDCL